The Geitlerinema sp. PCC 9228 nucleotide sequence ACCAGCAAAGGTACATCTTCCCCTTCTGACATAGGCGGCAGGGGAAACACATCCGCATCTTCGCCCAACGTCACATCCTGGGGAAAGAACGACTCAATAAAACTCCCCTGACGATGCAAATAGCAGCGAGGGGGTTGGCGAAACAAGCCGTTAACGGAATCGCCATAGGGAGTACTGAGAACCCCCACAACGCCTCCGACAACGTATTCAGAATTACGGGCAATTTCGCCAAATTCTTCAAAAGCATTTTTCACCGCCGAATGGGTAAAAGGAATTTCGTGGTTGACCCATTGGTCGTAAACCCGGGCACCCGCCGTACGCAACATAATATCCTCAATCCAATCCGTACCCACCCAACCCGTGGTTTCGCCGCTGTCTATCCCCAAACACCAGGGAATTTTGCCATCATCCACAATTTGTTCGGACAGCTGCATCATCTCCGACCAAGTTTGGGGAATGCTGTACCCCTGCCTTTGAAACTCCTGGGGATTGTACCAAACCAAACTTTTCACCGAGGCGGAATACCACAAACCGTAGGCTCGGTCGTTGACGCTGCCCAACTCCAACCACTGCCGGGGATAAGATTTCTCCAGCTGCGTGCGTGACATAAACGTATCCAAAGGCACCAATTCCCCTGCTTGGGCAAACCGCTGCAGCAAACCGGGTTGGGGAAACATAGCCACATCGGGGGGGTCGCCAGACTCCACACGTACTGGTAAAACCGTGGCGAAGGCGTTGGCCCCCTCATAGGCTACTTCAATGCCCGTTGCCTCGGTAAAAGGTGCTA carries:
- a CDS encoding ABC transporter substrate-binding protein — translated: MGKKVFLATGSILGLSLLLGACTPTAEESTGERAEPTRTVTLLSPMTGEQKQQLERVLAPFTEATGIEVAYEGANAFATVLPVRVESGDPPDVAMFPQPGLLQRFAQAGELVPLDTFMSRTQLEKSYPRQWLELGSVNDRAYGLWYSASVKSLVWYNPQEFQRQGYSIPQTWSEMMQLSEQIVDDGKIPWCLGIDSGETTGWVGTDWIEDIMLRTAGARVYDQWVNHEIPFTHSAVKNAFEEFGEIARNSEYVVGGVVGVLSTPYGDSVNGLFRQPPRCYLHRQGSFIESFFPQDVTLGEDADVFPLPPMSEGEDVPLLVAGDVFAMFNDTPEARALMQYLASPKPHEAWARLGGYLSPHRQVSLDTYPNEVTRRQAELLMNAETIRFDGSDLMPPSVGTGTFWSGVVNYLNGKELDRVLQNIEDSWPEES